One Acinetobacter pullicarnis genomic region harbors:
- a CDS encoding ABUW_2363 family tetratricopeptide repeat lipoprotein — translation MTLKPLAFTLLAAAVLTACGTTSLKKDNKANTDPIVFTEPDLTPPFYALNPFNYDQPPVFELELQKAAVQPVAKMEVTDPSNPQNKMILDTNKLIIPTVNNKNRAMKYAVLAGNNEIDITSIDDFLQMVEGKARHYPPQFTDRQERKGFENRLKEVSSQLDTLAAKDNASFDVLIRAFKASVMGRNLDLGPAYTTKSLTYAQRILKINKDDGEANLWFGFSLSEGGGQRESVVYLERAMKAGVQEAYLSTANNYIGMEQKKNAIQTLKNYKVKYPQESEVADRLITEIEKKQRYNVWQVLKTPAK, via the coding sequence ATGACCCTTAAGCCCTTGGCATTTACCTTACTCGCGGCAGCAGTATTAACCGCATGTGGTACAACGTCACTGAAAAAAGATAATAAGGCAAATACCGATCCAATCGTATTTACTGAGCCAGATTTGACACCGCCATTCTATGCGTTAAATCCATTTAACTATGATCAACCACCTGTATTTGAACTTGAGTTACAAAAAGCTGCAGTTCAACCCGTGGCTAAAATGGAAGTCACTGACCCAAGCAATCCACAAAATAAAATGATCTTGGATACCAACAAACTCATTATCCCAACAGTCAACAATAAAAACCGCGCCATGAAATATGCGGTTCTTGCGGGTAATAATGAAATTGATATCACCAGTATTGATGATTTCTTACAAATGGTTGAAGGTAAAGCGCGTCATTACCCACCTCAATTTACAGACCGTCAAGAACGTAAAGGCTTTGAAAATAGACTTAAAGAAGTGTCATCACAACTGGACACCCTTGCAGCCAAAGACAATGCATCGTTTGATGTCTTGATTCGCGCATTTAAAGCCAGCGTGATGGGACGTAACCTTGACCTTGGTCCTGCCTATACAACCAAATCATTGACCTATGCGCAGCGCATCTTAAAAATCAATAAAGATGATGGTGAAGCGAATCTTTGGTTTGGCTTCTCACTGTCTGAGGGTGGTGGTCAAAGAGAATCTGTCGTTTATTTAGAGCGAGCGATGAAAGCTGGCGTGCAAGAAGCATATCTTTCTACAGCCAATAACTATATTGGTATGGAGCAAAAGAAAAATGCAATTCAAACGCTGAAAAACTATAAAGTCAAATACCCTCAAGAAAGTGAAGTGGCTGATCGCCTGATCACAGAAATCGAAAAGAAACAACGCTATAATGTTTGGCAAGTGCTCAAAACACCAGCGAAATAA
- a CDS encoding RNA methyltransferase codes for MEHFDNAAVSAHLSHIRIVMVNTTLPANIGSALRAMKTMGLSELVLVAPKTYPHPDIDALAAGATDLIEKIKIVESLEEAIADCHLVFGTSARSRTIPWPLLDVRPAAEKSVHAVIEKQQRVAIIFGREDRGLTNEELALANYHVTIPVNPDYGVLNVAQAIQIVCYEMRMAVLAQQPVAALPNQSTDQSQDALEHQPAQIERMPVTDQQSMQWDEPLVNQAQMQQFYPHLEKMLAEIEFMDPENPRLLPLRLRRLFGRIQLDRMEYHLLRGIFTRVQALNNGTWKKSTPQEKQH; via the coding sequence ATGGAACACTTTGACAATGCTGCTGTTTCAGCACATTTAAGTCATATACGTATTGTGATGGTCAACACCACACTGCCCGCCAATATCGGCAGCGCCTTACGCGCCATGAAAACCATGGGGCTGTCTGAGTTGGTCCTGGTTGCACCTAAAACCTACCCGCATCCAGATATTGATGCCCTGGCGGCAGGTGCCACCGATCTGATTGAAAAAATTAAGATCGTGGAATCTTTAGAAGAAGCGATTGCAGATTGTCATTTGGTGTTTGGCACCAGTGCACGTAGTCGAACCATTCCTTGGCCTTTGCTCGATGTGCGCCCTGCAGCAGAAAAATCCGTACATGCTGTTATTGAAAAACAGCAACGTGTCGCGATTATTTTTGGCCGTGAAGACCGCGGGCTCACCAATGAAGAACTGGCCCTAGCCAACTATCATGTGACAATTCCAGTTAACCCCGACTACGGTGTGTTAAATGTTGCACAGGCGATTCAAATTGTCTGCTATGAAATGCGCATGGCCGTACTGGCACAACAGCCTGTTGCAGCGCTGCCGAATCAATCTACCGACCAAAGTCAAGATGCGCTTGAGCATCAACCAGCTCAGATTGAGCGTATGCCCGTCACAGATCAACAATCCATGCAATGGGATGAACCTTTGGTCAATCAAGCACAAATGCAGCAATTTTACCCACACCTAGAGAAAATGTTGGCTGAAATTGAATTTATGGACCCAGAAAATCCAAGATTATTGCCTTTACGCTTGCGTCGTCTTTTTGGACGTATACAATTAGATCGTATGGAATATCACCTACTACGCGGCATATTTACCCGAGTACAGGCACTAAATAACGGTACATGGAAAAAATCGACACCTCAGGAGAAACAACACTAA
- the dnaE gene encoding DNA polymerase III subunit alpha has product MQFVHLGIHTEFSITESIVRVPDLIKAAASENMPALAMTDLSNLHAAVKFYRACLGKGIKPILGGVLRLNDAEHRITLLAMSNRGWRSLTEIISRGFIEGQQLSIPCVQKPWILEQADDLIVLLGQHSDVGKMLCSSNPQKAEPLLEEWIAKFGNRVYFSLCRTQRPQEEEFIQQALKLAEKYQIGVVAQNDIHFIRPEDYEAHEARVCIADGYVLADQRRPRLYSQEQYFKTAEQMSELFADIPSALENTYQIAKRCNVTLKLGTYHLPDYPIPDGHTINSFFEHISKQGLEVRLDVLYPVAERDQDWPEIRRPYDQRIEYEINIINNMGFPGYFLIVMDFIQWSKNNGVPVGPGRGSGAGSLVAYSLNITDLDPLRYDLLFERFLNPERVSMPDFDIDFCIAGRDKVIDYVSRHYGRDAVSQIATFGTMAAKGAIRDVARVLGKAYGLADRISKMVPTKPLGVDLRGAIDMEPQLKDIVTNPSNPDYDDAAEIWEMALKLEGITRNTGKHAGGVVIAPTKITDFSAVLCDEDGTNRVAQFDKDDVESAGLVKFDFLGLRNLTVIEDALQNINKNRASDQQLLISEIPLDDTQAFTIFADANTTAVFQFESVGMKRMLKEARPSKFEEIIAFVSLYRPGPMDLIPDFIHRMHGGEFEYLHPLLEGILEPTYGIMVYQEQVMQAAQYCAGYTLGGADLLRRAMGKKKPEEMVQQRKIFTEGAALKDIDEATANHIFDYMEKFAGYGFNKSHAAAYALVAYQTAWLKAHFPAEFMSAVMTSEMQNTDNVVFLIDDCRNNKLDVMPPSINMSLYRFHASDDKTIVYGLGAIKGVGEQAMQSVIESRQQDGPFKDLFDFCHRIDLKKINKRTLEALLRAGALDCLGVERSTLMAQLPEAVQAADQARSNRESGIMDLFGEVEEVQRKPSKPVKPWSDEVRLKGEKDTLGLYLTGHPIDIYKAELKSFVPLKINELTPTRRGVTTVYAGLVIDVANFPNRMMITLDDGTARIEVSVNHERFQRFKEIVQTEKIVVIEGEIYEREGFERPMGRMNKAFSLNEIRQKRANCINIKLQAEFHETPLAADLKQIITPFCDVDMAQHIPIQIQLDYAYASTQLCLGVQWNVVPTDELLSQLRDYFGKESIHIEYQVKSKAAKAVQVAATTALAPPPTDISMDEAMDLYQAETEAGQYS; this is encoded by the coding sequence ATGCAGTTTGTTCATCTTGGTATTCATACGGAATTTTCGATTACCGAATCGATTGTCCGCGTACCTGATCTGATTAAAGCTGCTGCATCTGAAAACATGCCTGCGCTGGCCATGACCGATCTGTCCAACTTACACGCAGCGGTTAAATTTTATCGCGCGTGTTTAGGCAAAGGTATCAAACCCATTTTGGGAGGTGTACTGCGTCTCAACGATGCCGAGCACCGGATTACCCTGTTGGCGATGAGCAATCGCGGTTGGCGGAGCCTGACGGAAATTATTTCACGTGGTTTTATTGAGGGCCAACAACTCAGCATTCCTTGTGTGCAAAAGCCTTGGATTTTAGAGCAAGCAGACGACTTAATCGTGCTGCTCGGACAACACAGTGATGTCGGCAAAATGCTCTGCTCCTCCAATCCACAAAAAGCAGAGCCATTACTTGAAGAGTGGATTGCCAAATTTGGCAATCGTGTCTACTTCTCACTTTGCCGCACTCAACGCCCACAAGAAGAAGAATTTATTCAACAAGCGCTTAAACTTGCAGAAAAATATCAAATTGGTGTGGTTGCGCAAAATGACATTCATTTTATTCGCCCTGAAGATTATGAAGCGCATGAAGCACGCGTGTGTATTGCCGATGGTTATGTACTCGCAGACCAACGCCGCCCTCGTTTGTATAGCCAAGAGCAGTATTTTAAAACTGCGGAACAAATGAGTGAGTTGTTTGCTGACATTCCCAGCGCACTTGAAAATACTTACCAAATTGCCAAACGCTGTAATGTCACGTTGAAATTAGGCACTTACCATTTGCCTGATTATCCAATTCCAGATGGCCATACCATCAACAGCTTTTTTGAGCATATTTCCAAACAAGGTTTAGAAGTGCGTCTGGATGTACTCTATCCTGTCGCGGAACGTGACCAAGATTGGCCAGAAATACGACGACCTTACGATCAACGCATTGAATACGAAATCAACATTATTAATAACATGGGATTCCCCGGTTACTTTCTAATCGTGATGGACTTTATTCAGTGGTCAAAAAACAATGGCGTTCCCGTCGGCCCTGGCCGTGGTTCGGGTGCCGGCTCATTGGTGGCCTATAGTCTCAATATTACTGACTTAGACCCCCTGCGTTATGATCTGCTGTTCGAACGCTTCCTAAACCCTGAACGTGTTTCAATGCCCGACTTTGACATCGACTTTTGTATTGCTGGTCGAGACAAAGTGATTGACTATGTTTCACGGCACTATGGTCGTGATGCGGTTTCGCAAATTGCAACCTTCGGTACTATGGCGGCCAAAGGTGCGATTCGAGATGTGGCACGTGTTCTTGGTAAAGCTTATGGCTTAGCCGATCGAATCTCTAAAATGGTGCCAACCAAACCGCTTGGGGTGGACCTTCGTGGTGCCATCGACATGGAGCCGCAACTCAAAGATATTGTCACCAATCCATCAAATCCCGACTATGACGATGCTGCTGAAATTTGGGAAATGGCGCTCAAGCTAGAAGGCATTACCCGAAATACGGGTAAACATGCGGGTGGTGTGGTGATTGCACCAACCAAAATCACCGACTTCTCCGCAGTGCTCTGTGATGAAGACGGTACCAACCGGGTTGCTCAGTTCGATAAAGATGATGTCGAATCCGCTGGTTTGGTCAAATTTGACTTCTTGGGCTTACGTAACCTCACGGTGATCGAAGATGCCCTACAAAATATCAATAAAAATAGAGCTTCAGACCAACAACTATTAATTTCTGAAATCCCATTAGACGATACTCAGGCATTTACCATCTTTGCCGACGCCAATACGACCGCGGTGTTCCAGTTCGAGTCCGTGGGCATGAAGCGCATGTTAAAAGAAGCGCGCCCAAGTAAATTTGAAGAGATTATTGCATTCGTCTCCTTATATCGCCCAGGTCCGATGGATCTTATTCCTGACTTTATTCATCGTATGCACGGCGGTGAGTTTGAATATCTACATCCTTTACTTGAAGGCATTCTGGAACCCACCTACGGGATTATGGTTTACCAAGAACAGGTGATGCAGGCAGCACAGTATTGTGCAGGTTATACCTTGGGCGGTGCCGATTTACTGCGTCGTGCCATGGGTAAAAAGAAACCCGAAGAGATGGTACAGCAACGTAAAATCTTTACTGAAGGTGCCGCCTTAAAAGATATTGATGAAGCGACCGCCAACCATATCTTTGACTATATGGAAAAATTTGCGGGCTACGGTTTTAACAAATCGCATGCTGCGGCCTATGCTTTGGTGGCTTATCAAACCGCATGGCTAAAAGCGCATTTCCCTGCCGAATTTATGTCTGCGGTTATGACCTCGGAGATGCAGAACACCGATAACGTGGTGTTTCTCATCGATGACTGCCGTAACAACAAGCTCGACGTTATGCCGCCATCGATCAACATGTCGCTCTATCGTTTCCATGCCAGCGACGATAAAACCATTGTCTATGGACTTGGTGCGATTAAAGGTGTGGGTGAACAAGCCATGCAGTCGGTGATTGAATCGCGTCAGCAAGATGGCCCATTTAAAGACCTCTTCGATTTCTGCCATCGTATCGATTTGAAAAAAATCAACAAACGTACTCTTGAAGCCCTGCTGCGTGCCGGTGCACTAGACTGCTTAGGCGTCGAACGTTCAACCTTAATGGCACAGCTTCCCGAAGCGGTGCAAGCCGCAGATCAAGCACGCAGTAACCGTGAATCTGGCATCATGGATTTATTTGGTGAAGTTGAAGAAGTGCAGCGCAAGCCAAGTAAACCGGTTAAACCATGGAGTGATGAAGTCCGTCTCAAAGGTGAAAAAGATACCTTGGGCTTATATTTAACTGGTCACCCGATTGATATTTACAAAGCTGAATTAAAATCCTTTGTGCCCCTAAAAATTAATGAACTGACCCCAACCAGACGTGGTGTCACCACCGTCTATGCCGGTTTAGTCATTGATGTTGCTAACTTCCCCAATCGAATGATGATCACCCTCGACGATGGCACGGCGCGGATTGAAGTTTCAGTCAATCATGAACGTTTCCAACGTTTTAAAGAGATTGTTCAAACTGAAAAAATTGTGGTGATCGAAGGTGAAATCTACGAGCGTGAAGGCTTTGAACGTCCTATGGGTCGTATGAACAAAGCCTTTAGCCTCAATGAAATCCGGCAAAAACGTGCCAACTGCATCAATATCAAATTGCAGGCAGAGTTTCATGAAACACCTTTAGCGGCAGATTTAAAACAAATCATCACTCCGTTTTGCGATGTCGATATGGCGCAGCATATCCCCATTCAAATCCAACTCGATTATGCCTATGCCAGCACTCAACTGTGCCTAGGCGTACAATGGAATGTGGTTCCAACCGACGAGTTACTGTCTCAATTACGTGACTATTTTGGCAAAGAATCCATTCACATTGAATATCAAGTCAAATCCAAGGCTGCAAAAGCAGTGCAAGTCGCAGCGACGACAGCACTGGCACCACCACCGACGGATATCAGCATGGATGAAGCGATGGATCTGTATCAAGCTGAAACCGAAGCCGGTCAATATTCTTAA
- a CDS encoding tetratricopeptide repeat protein, which yields MKLKNLSLAMVLAFSFSGAVSAEEVVFSQSLVSQAKKGNAQAQYDLGEAYYQGYEVDEDEAEAFKWYQKAAAQGHLDAIYSIGYMYSEGQHVDENAVEAVKWYSKAANRGHGLSQYALAIIYENGAEGVDEDPKKSIALLTKAADGGLSDAQYHLAYNYDEGISVNQDIAKAIRYYKLAAAQDDAGALNNLGLFYKDGNGVKQDYPEAIRLFKASIALDNAHANYNMGELYENGLGVAKNYKIAAEYYEAAVDLGYEEVAEDLARLYETGGYGLKKDIRKSKQYKESMSDY from the coding sequence ATGAAGCTTAAAAACTTATCACTGGCCATGGTATTGGCATTTTCATTTTCTGGGGCAGTATCAGCGGAAGAGGTCGTATTTAGCCAAAGTCTAGTTTCGCAAGCCAAAAAGGGTAATGCACAAGCGCAATATGATTTGGGTGAAGCGTATTATCAAGGCTATGAGGTTGACGAAGATGAAGCTGAAGCCTTTAAGTGGTATCAAAAAGCCGCAGCACAAGGCCATTTAGATGCAATCTATTCAATTGGTTATATGTATAGCGAAGGCCAACATGTCGATGAAAATGCGGTAGAAGCGGTCAAATGGTATAGCAAAGCAGCCAATCGTGGTCATGGTCTTTCTCAATATGCACTCGCAATCATTTATGAAAATGGCGCTGAAGGTGTTGATGAAGATCCGAAGAAATCGATTGCCCTGCTCACCAAAGCGGCTGATGGTGGATTAAGTGATGCACAATATCATCTTGCATATAATTATGATGAGGGTATTTCGGTCAATCAAGATATCGCAAAAGCGATCCGTTATTATAAATTAGCAGCAGCACAGGACGATGCAGGTGCTTTAAATAATCTAGGCTTATTCTATAAAGATGGTAATGGTGTCAAACAAGATTATCCAGAAGCCATACGACTTTTTAAGGCATCAATTGCATTAGACAATGCACATGCCAATTATAATATGGGTGAACTCTACGAAAATGGTTTAGGTGTTGCCAAAAATTATAAAATCGCCGCTGAATACTATGAAGCAGCAGTTGATCTTGGTTATGAAGAAGTGGCAGAAGATTTAGCACGCTTATATGAAACAGGCGGCTATGGTTTGAAAAAAGACATTCGTAAATCTAAACAGTATAAAGAGTCAATGTCAGACTATTAA
- a CDS encoding tetratricopeptide repeat protein: MKLKNLSLAILLAFSFSGTVLASEVQYSQSLVTQAKKGNAQAQYDLAEAYYQAYGVEEDNEEAYKWYQKAAAQGHLEAIYSIGCMYSDGHFVEENGEEAIKWYSKAAVRGHGLSQYQLAVVYEDGEDGVAEDAKKSIYWLTKAADGGLAQAQHHLAYNYEEGISVEPNISKAVHYYQLAAAQNNAAGLNNLGLFYKDGNGVKQNYAEAMRLFKASAEQDNEHAYFNIGELYENGFGVTKNYQEAANYYEKSLDLGFEEAAEDLARIYEKGGYGLKKDIRKSTQYSEKFANGY; encoded by the coding sequence ATGAAGCTTAAAAATTTATCATTGGCTATTTTGTTGGCATTTTCTTTTTCAGGGACGGTGTTGGCGAGCGAAGTTCAATACAGCCAAAGTCTAGTCACGCAAGCGAAAAAGGGCAATGCACAGGCGCAATATGATTTAGCTGAGGCTTATTATCAAGCTTATGGCGTTGAAGAAGACAATGAGGAAGCCTATAAATGGTACCAAAAAGCCGCAGCACAAGGACACTTAGAGGCAATTTATTCCATTGGCTGTATGTATAGTGATGGCCATTTTGTCGAAGAAAATGGCGAAGAAGCAATAAAATGGTATAGCAAAGCTGCAGTACGGGGTCATGGGCTTTCCCAATATCAATTGGCCGTGGTCTATGAAGATGGTGAAGATGGTGTGGCGGAAGATGCCAAAAAATCAATTTATTGGCTTACCAAAGCAGCTGATGGCGGTTTGGCGCAAGCCCAACATCATTTAGCGTATAACTATGAAGAAGGGATTTCGGTAGAGCCAAATATTAGTAAAGCGGTACATTATTATCAATTGGCGGCTGCACAAAATAATGCGGCAGGCTTAAATAATCTGGGCTTGTTCTATAAAGATGGCAATGGCGTCAAGCAAAACTATGCTGAGGCGATGCGTTTATTTAAAGCTTCTGCTGAACAAGACAATGAGCATGCTTATTTTAATATTGGCGAGCTCTATGAAAATGGGTTTGGGGTGACTAAAAACTATCAAGAAGCAGCCAATTATTATGAAAAATCACTCGACCTTGGTTTTGAGGAAGCTGCTGAAGACTTGGCCCGTATTTATGAAAAAGGGGGGTATGGTTTGAAAAAAGATATTCGTAAATCAACTCAATATAGCGAAAAATTTGCAAATGGCTATTAA
- a CDS encoding pyridoxal phosphate-dependent aminotransferase gives MSGLGFTLPREIKKSSKLEHVCYDIRGPVLRAANEMEEAGHKIIKLNIGNPAPFGFEAPQEIINDVALNLPNAIGYTDSKGIFPARKAVCQYYQQKGILDLSVKDVYIGNGVSELIVMAMQGLLDDGDEMLVPMPDYPLWTAAVNLSGGTAIHYKCDEENYWYPDIADMESKITPNTRGIVIINPNNPTGSVYPRHVLEKIVQLSKKYDLILFADEIYDKIIYDGIEQVSVATLAGDQLCITFNGLSKSHRIAGFRSGWMAITGDKTRAEDYIEGLDMLASMRLCANHQAQYAIQTALGGYQSINDLIRPGGRLYEQRNIAWEMLNEIPGVTCVKPEGAMYCFPRLDPEMYPINDDEKFMLDFLKAEKVLLVQGTGFNWPTPDHFRLVFLPAENELREAITRLGRFLQKMR, from the coding sequence ATGTCCGGTTTAGGTTTTACATTACCACGCGAAATTAAAAAATCATCAAAGCTCGAGCATGTATGCTACGACATTCGCGGACCAGTATTACGAGCCGCCAACGAAATGGAAGAAGCCGGACATAAAATTATTAAATTAAATATCGGCAATCCAGCACCTTTCGGCTTCGAAGCACCACAAGAAATTATTAATGATGTGGCACTCAACCTGCCCAATGCCATTGGTTATACCGATTCAAAAGGGATTTTTCCAGCACGTAAAGCGGTTTGTCAGTATTACCAACAAAAAGGTATTCTCGATTTATCGGTCAAAGATGTGTATATCGGCAATGGTGTTTCTGAGCTGATCGTGATGGCCATGCAAGGTCTACTCGATGATGGCGATGAAATGTTGGTCCCAATGCCAGATTATCCACTTTGGACGGCTGCGGTAAATCTTTCTGGCGGTACCGCAATTCACTATAAATGTGATGAAGAAAATTATTGGTACCCCGATATTGCCGATATGGAAAGTAAAATCACGCCAAATACTCGCGGCATCGTGATTATCAATCCAAACAACCCAACAGGTTCAGTCTATCCACGCCATGTACTTGAAAAAATCGTACAACTGTCAAAAAAATACGACCTGATTTTATTTGCTGACGAAATTTACGACAAAATTATTTACGATGGTATTGAACAAGTTTCTGTTGCAACGCTCGCAGGTGATCAACTGTGTATCACCTTTAATGGTCTATCGAAATCACATCGTATTGCTGGCTTCCGTTCTGGCTGGATGGCTATTACCGGTGACAAAACCCGTGCAGAAGATTATATCGAAGGCTTAGACATGTTGGCATCTATGCGTCTGTGTGCCAATCATCAAGCGCAATACGCCATTCAAACGGCTCTAGGTGGCTACCAGTCAATTAACGACCTCATTCGTCCAGGTGGTCGTTTATATGAACAACGCAATATCGCATGGGAAATGCTCAATGAAATCCCTGGGGTGACTTGCGTTAAACCAGAAGGTGCCATGTACTGCTTCCCGCGCCTCGATCCTGAAATGTACCCAATTAACGACGATGAAAAATTCATGCTCGATTTTCTCAAAGCTGAAAAAGTCTTATTGGTCCAAGGCACAGGCTTTAACTGGCCAACACCCGATCATTTCCGTTTGGTATTCTTGCCGGCAGAAAATGAACTGCGTGAAGCCATTACCCGTCTAGGTCGTTTCTTGCAAAAAATGCGTTAA
- the cysE gene encoding serine O-acetyltransferase: MLKQLKEDIQAVLARDPAARNSFEVLTTYPGIHAIIMHRMAHELWKKDCKTSARVLSSFSRFATGIEIHPGAKIGKRFFIDHGMGVVIGETAEIGNDVTLYHGVTLGGTTWNKGKRHPTLADGVVVGAGAKILGPFIVGKNAKVGSNAVVTKPVPEGVTAVGNPARFIYKDAPQAELTQINKQEERRRDYAARIGFQAYATSNEQPDPMIEGMRVLLDRLELNEKRMNDLCKRLSHLDPTFDQSTQTTQPFSQQELKVLDDIRRECEAQNESTQD, from the coding sequence ATGCTTAAACAGCTCAAAGAAGACATCCAAGCTGTACTCGCTCGCGATCCAGCAGCACGTAATAGTTTTGAAGTATTAACCACCTATCCTGGCATACATGCCATTATCATGCATCGTATGGCGCATGAACTTTGGAAAAAGGATTGTAAAACTTCTGCGCGTGTTCTGTCCTCTTTTAGCCGCTTTGCAACGGGTATTGAAATTCATCCTGGTGCCAAAATTGGTAAACGTTTTTTCATTGACCACGGCATGGGTGTGGTGATTGGGGAAACTGCCGAAATTGGCAATGATGTCACGCTTTATCATGGTGTTACGCTTGGTGGTACCACATGGAATAAAGGCAAACGTCATCCAACTTTAGCAGATGGTGTGGTGGTTGGTGCTGGCGCTAAAATTCTTGGGCCCTTTATCGTCGGTAAAAATGCCAAAGTGGGTTCTAATGCCGTGGTCACTAAACCCGTTCCTGAAGGGGTGACTGCTGTTGGTAACCCTGCTCGCTTCATTTATAAAGATGCACCGCAGGCCGAGCTCACCCAGATCAATAAACAAGAAGAAAGACGTCGTGATTATGCTGCTCGTATTGGTTTCCAAGCCTATGCCACCAGCAATGAGCAGCCTGATCCAATGATTGAAGGCATGCGCGTTCTACTCGATCGGTTAGAACTCAATGAAAAACGCATGAATGATTTATGCAAACGGCTCTCGCATCTCGATCCAACATTTGATCAATCTACTCAAACCACTCAACCGTTTAGTCAACAAGAGTTAAAAGTACTCGATGATATTCGCCGTGAGTGCGAAGCACAAAATGAATCCACACAAGATTAA
- a CDS encoding asparaginase: MKHKIAALTLALTFMTPMSVWAKNNVVVVATGGTIAGAGASSTNSATYTAAKVPVDALLNAVPQIQNLANVTGIQALQVASESITDKELLSLARQINDLLKKPDVNGVVITHGTDTMEETAFFLSLVIHSDKPIVLVGSMRPSTAMSADGPLNLYSAVALAADESAKGKGVMVLMNDSIFAARDVTKTINIHTNAFASQWGALGSLVEGKAYWFRNSAKRFNNRSEFNIEQIQGDKLPLVQIVYGSGNMLPDAYDAYAKAGAKAIIHAGTGNGSVANYIVPTLKNLQQQGVQIVRASRVPQGFVLRNAEQPDDQNGWVVAHDLNPQKAKLLTALALTKTTDPKQIQRMFWEY, translated from the coding sequence ATGAAGCATAAAATTGCTGCGCTGACGCTTGCGCTCACCTTCATGACACCCATGTCTGTATGGGCTAAAAACAATGTGGTGGTGGTTGCCACGGGCGGAACGATTGCTGGTGCAGGTGCCAGTTCAACCAATAGTGCCACTTATACCGCAGCCAAAGTTCCAGTCGATGCCTTATTGAATGCCGTGCCTCAAATCCAAAATCTCGCCAATGTCACAGGTATACAAGCGTTACAAGTCGCTTCAGAAAGCATTACCGATAAAGAGCTACTGTCTCTTGCGCGTCAAATTAATGACTTACTTAAAAAACCAGATGTGAACGGTGTGGTGATCACGCATGGTACCGACACCATGGAGGAAACCGCATTCTTTCTTAGTTTAGTGATTCACTCAGATAAACCGATTGTGCTGGTTGGTTCGATGCGACCGTCGACTGCAATGTCTGCGGATGGCCCATTGAACTTATATAGTGCTGTCGCGTTAGCGGCTGATGAATCCGCCAAAGGCAAAGGTGTAATGGTACTCATGAATGATTCCATTTTTGCAGCACGTGATGTGACCAAAACCATTAATATTCATACCAATGCCTTTGCGAGCCAATGGGGGGCTTTGGGCAGTTTGGTGGAGGGTAAAGCGTATTGGTTTAGAAACTCTGCCAAACGTTTCAATAACCGTTCTGAGTTTAATATTGAACAGATTCAAGGTGACAAATTACCATTGGTGCAAATCGTTTATGGCTCAGGCAATATGCTGCCAGATGCTTATGATGCCTACGCCAAAGCTGGTGCCAAAGCGATTATTCATGCAGGGACAGGCAATGGTTCGGTGGCCAACTATATTGTGCCGACCTTAAAGAATTTACAGCAGCAAGGCGTGCAAATTGTACGTGCTTCACGTGTCCCACAAGGTTTTGTATTACGCAATGCCGAACAACCCGATGACCAAAACGGCTGGGTAGTGGCGCATGATTTAAATCCGCAAAAAGCCAAACTTTTAACTGCACTGGCTTTAACCAAAACGACAGATCCAAAACAAATTCAACGCATGTTCTGGGAATATTAA